One window from the genome of Micromonospora aurantiaca ATCC 27029 encodes:
- a CDS encoding 3-hydroxybutyrate dehydrogenase: MTAEPVAVPHVVHVDLTGRTALVTGGGGGIGRACALRLAAAGATVVVLDRDVAAAEAVAAEAGGRAVGIDLADPAAVDRLDVDADIVVNNAGLQHVAPVQDFPVERFEYIQRVMVEAPFLLIRRALPRMYANGWGRVVNISSVHGLRASPFKAAYVSAKHALEGLSKVVALEGAAHGVTANCINPAYVRTALVESQIADQAATHGIGEDEVVEKIMLARAAIKRLIEPAEVAELVAYLCSPPAAFLTGTSIALDGGWTAN; the protein is encoded by the coding sequence ATGACGGCAGAACCCGTGGCGGTCCCCCACGTCGTACACGTCGACCTGACCGGTCGCACCGCGCTGGTCACAGGTGGTGGCGGCGGCATCGGACGGGCCTGTGCCCTGCGCCTGGCGGCGGCCGGCGCGACGGTCGTGGTGCTGGACCGCGACGTGGCGGCGGCCGAGGCGGTGGCCGCCGAGGCCGGCGGCCGGGCGGTGGGGATCGACCTGGCCGACCCGGCGGCTGTGGACCGGCTCGACGTCGACGCCGACATCGTGGTCAACAACGCCGGGCTGCAGCACGTCGCGCCGGTGCAGGACTTCCCGGTCGAGCGCTTCGAGTACATCCAGCGGGTGATGGTGGAGGCGCCGTTCCTGCTGATCCGCCGCGCGCTGCCCCGGATGTACGCGAACGGCTGGGGCCGGGTCGTGAACATCTCCTCGGTGCACGGGCTGCGCGCCTCGCCGTTCAAGGCCGCGTACGTCTCGGCCAAGCACGCGCTGGAGGGCCTGTCCAAGGTGGTGGCGCTGGAGGGCGCCGCGCACGGCGTCACGGCCAACTGCATCAACCCGGCGTACGTGCGCACCGCGCTGGTGGAGAGCCAGATCGCCGACCAGGCGGCCACCCACGGCATCGGCGAGGACGAGGTGGTCGAGAAGATCATGCTGGCCCGGGCGGCGATCAAGCGGCTGATCGAGCCGGCGGAGGTGGCCGAACTGGTGGCGTACCTGTGCTCCCCGCCCGCCGCGTTCCTCACCGGCACCTCGATCGCCCTCGACGGGGGCTGGACGGCGAACTAG
- the ruvA gene encoding Holliday junction branch migration protein RuvA, whose translation MIASVRGTVTATGPDHAVVEVGGIGLAVQCAPGTLADLRVGQPARLATSLVVREDSLTLYGFADDDAKQLFELLQTASGVGPRLAQAVLAVHTPDAVRKAIANADTAALTRVPGIGKKGAERLVLELRDRVGPVPVGADGAAGVTAGAWPEQVRQALVGLGWTAGQAEQAVAAVAETVDGETPPVPVLLKQAIRLLGRNR comes from the coding sequence ATGATCGCGAGCGTACGCGGCACGGTGACCGCCACCGGCCCGGATCACGCGGTGGTGGAGGTGGGCGGCATCGGCCTGGCCGTGCAGTGCGCTCCCGGCACGCTCGCCGACCTGCGCGTGGGCCAGCCCGCCCGGCTCGCCACCAGCCTTGTGGTCCGGGAGGACTCGCTCACCCTCTACGGCTTCGCCGACGACGACGCCAAGCAGCTGTTCGAGCTGCTCCAGACCGCCAGCGGGGTCGGTCCCCGGCTGGCCCAGGCGGTGCTCGCCGTGCACACGCCGGACGCGGTCCGCAAGGCCATCGCCAACGCCGACACCGCCGCGCTGACCCGGGTGCCGGGCATCGGCAAGAAGGGTGCCGAGCGGCTGGTGCTGGAGCTGCGCGACCGGGTCGGCCCGGTGCCGGTGGGCGCCGACGGCGCGGCCGGGGTGACCGCGGGCGCCTGGCCGGAGCAGGTCCGCCAGGCCCTCGTCGGGCTCGGCTGGACGGCCGGGCAGGCGGAGCAGGCGGTGGCCGCGGTGGCGGAGACCGTCGACGGCGAGACCCCGCCGGTGCCGGTGCTGCTCAAGCAGGCGATCCGCCTCCTGGGCCGGAACCGATGA
- the ruvB gene encoding Holliday junction branch migration DNA helicase RuvB, whose protein sequence is MSGENLVSAYVNDAELDAEASVRPKRLDEFIAQHRVRDQLDLLLQGAMRRGSPPDHILLSGPPGLGKTTLANIVAAELGTGIRVTSGPAIERSGDLAAILTGLAEGDVLFIDEIHRIAKPAEELLYSAMEDFRVDVVVGKGPGATAIPLDVEPFTLVGATTRSGLLTGPMRDRFGFVAHLDFYAPADLETLLHRSARILGVPITADGAAEVAGRSRGTPRIANRLLRRVRDYAEVRADGVVTLETARAALTVYDVDALGLDRLDRAVLTALVDSFRGGPVGLSTLAVAVGEQPDTVEEVCEPFLVRAGLLARTPRGRVATEAAWRHLGRTPPNGTFGADAPPGPDLFSVQTDQP, encoded by the coding sequence ATGAGCGGGGAGAACCTGGTCTCGGCGTACGTGAACGACGCCGAGCTGGACGCGGAGGCCAGCGTCCGCCCGAAGCGGCTGGACGAGTTCATCGCCCAGCACCGGGTCCGCGACCAGCTCGACCTGCTGTTGCAGGGAGCGATGCGGCGCGGCTCCCCGCCCGACCACATCCTCCTCTCGGGGCCGCCTGGCCTCGGTAAGACGACCCTGGCCAACATCGTCGCCGCCGAGCTGGGCACCGGGATCCGGGTGACCAGCGGCCCGGCCATCGAGCGCTCCGGCGATCTGGCCGCGATCCTGACCGGCCTCGCCGAGGGCGACGTGCTGTTCATCGACGAGATCCACCGGATCGCCAAGCCGGCCGAGGAACTGCTCTACAGCGCCATGGAGGACTTCCGCGTCGACGTGGTGGTCGGCAAGGGCCCGGGTGCCACCGCCATCCCGCTCGACGTGGAGCCGTTCACGCTCGTCGGCGCCACCACCCGCTCCGGCCTGCTGACCGGCCCGATGCGCGACCGGTTCGGCTTCGTCGCGCACCTCGACTTCTACGCGCCGGCCGACCTGGAGACGCTGCTGCACCGGTCGGCGCGGATCCTCGGCGTGCCGATCACCGCCGACGGCGCGGCGGAGGTCGCGGGCCGGTCCCGGGGCACCCCGCGTATCGCCAACCGGCTCCTGCGCCGGGTCCGCGACTACGCCGAGGTCCGCGCCGACGGCGTGGTCACGCTGGAGACCGCACGGGCCGCGCTGACCGTCTACGACGTGGACGCGCTCGGCCTGGACCGGCTCGACCGGGCGGTGCTGACCGCGCTCGTCGACTCGTTCCGGGGCGGCCCGGTGGGCCTGTCCACGCTCGCCGTGGCGGTGGGCGAGCAGCCGGACACGGTCGAGGAGGTCTGCGAGCCGTTCCTGGTGCGGGCCGGGCTGCTGGCCCGGACCCCGCGCGGGCGGGTGGCGACCGAGGCTGCCTGGCGCCATCTGGGCCGTACGCCCCCGAATGGTACATTTGGTGCGGATGCCCCTCCGGGGCCCGATCTGTTCTCGGTGCAGACCGACCAGCCGTGA
- the secD gene encoding protein translocase subunit SecD, with amino-acid sequence MAPPQGQMRPGRQLAVLGFIFVVLYLLVFFSGGASGGWKDRLEPRLGLDLVGGTRLTLEATNTVDGKPPTADNLEEARQIIESRVNAYGVAEAEVVTEGNRNIVISLPGQNRDLTDVGEAAELRFRKVLKATDGSGAALAPAPTPSATPSGAATPSGSASPKASTSPKVSGSPSAGGQGGMAPTPSASASASPSASPSAAAPSPSASAEPVPQSIEQQRKAVEQKVGAAAWAAASGLQAPADLTTDPSLADKLKPFGTLTPQEIAVLPVEMQFNVPTITCAQLDKRPAASIKDEKQKAVACESGAKYLLDVAKVLGTDVKNASAQLDQTSSWVVSLNFTGSGQEKWTALTREAFTNEGQACDQTALGQDGKCRVAVVLDNEIVSSPEIQGVLTGDSQITGSFDNKAANALASQLRYGALPVTFEPQEQQNVTATLGDSHLKAGLLAAGIGMLLVIIYSFFYYRLLGSVIFLSLVLSALLVFGALVVLGRSIGFTLTLAGIAGMIVSLGVAADSFVIYFERLKDEIREGRSPRSAVPRAWIRARRTIISANAITLMSAVVLYIVSVGAVKGFAFALGLATVLDLVVVFLFRHPIMTMFARTRAFLSPRVSGLGRALPARSAEPGNARNPRVKEA; translated from the coding sequence GTGGCACCACCTCAGGGACAGATGCGGCCCGGACGGCAGCTCGCCGTGCTCGGGTTCATCTTCGTCGTCCTCTATCTATTGGTGTTCTTCTCGGGCGGCGCCAGCGGTGGCTGGAAGGACCGGCTGGAGCCCCGGCTCGGCTTGGACCTCGTCGGCGGCACCCGGCTGACGCTCGAGGCCACCAACACGGTGGACGGCAAGCCCCCGACCGCCGACAACCTCGAGGAGGCCCGCCAGATCATCGAGAGCCGGGTCAACGCCTACGGCGTGGCCGAGGCCGAGGTGGTCACCGAGGGCAACCGCAACATCGTCATCTCCCTGCCCGGCCAGAACCGCGACCTGACCGACGTCGGTGAGGCCGCCGAGCTGCGCTTCCGCAAGGTGCTCAAGGCCACCGACGGCAGCGGCGCCGCGCTCGCGCCCGCGCCGACGCCCAGCGCCACCCCGTCCGGAGCCGCCACCCCGTCGGGCAGCGCGTCGCCGAAGGCGAGCACGAGCCCGAAGGTGAGCGGGTCGCCGAGCGCCGGCGGGCAGGGCGGCATGGCCCCCACGCCGAGCGCCAGCGCCTCCGCGTCCCCGTCGGCCTCGCCGAGCGCCGCCGCGCCGAGCCCGAGCGCCAGCGCCGAGCCGGTGCCGCAGAGCATCGAGCAGCAGCGCAAGGCCGTCGAGCAGAAGGTCGGCGCGGCCGCCTGGGCCGCCGCCTCGGGCCTGCAGGCCCCGGCGGACCTGACCACCGACCCGTCGCTGGCCGACAAGCTCAAGCCGTTCGGCACGCTCACCCCGCAGGAGATCGCCGTCCTGCCGGTGGAGATGCAGTTCAACGTCCCGACCATCACCTGCGCCCAGCTCGACAAGCGGCCCGCCGCCTCGATCAAGGACGAGAAGCAGAAGGCGGTCGCCTGCGAGTCCGGCGCGAAGTACCTGCTGGACGTCGCGAAGGTGCTGGGCACCGACGTCAAGAACGCCTCCGCCCAGCTCGACCAGACCAGCTCCTGGGTGGTCAGCCTCAACTTCACCGGCAGCGGCCAGGAGAAGTGGACCGCGCTGACCCGCGAGGCGTTCACCAACGAGGGCCAGGCCTGCGACCAGACCGCGCTCGGCCAGGACGGCAAGTGCCGGGTCGCCGTGGTGCTGGACAACGAGATCGTCTCGTCCCCGGAGATCCAGGGCGTGCTGACCGGCGACTCGCAGATCACCGGCAGCTTCGACAACAAGGCCGCGAACGCGCTCGCCAGCCAGCTGCGCTACGGCGCGCTGCCGGTGACGTTCGAGCCGCAGGAGCAGCAGAACGTCACCGCGACGCTCGGCGACAGCCACCTCAAGGCGGGTCTGCTGGCCGCAGGCATCGGCATGCTGCTGGTCATCATCTACTCGTTCTTCTACTACCGGCTGCTCGGCTCGGTCATCTTCCTGAGCCTGGTGCTCTCCGCGTTGCTGGTGTTCGGCGCGCTCGTGGTGCTCGGCCGGTCGATCGGCTTCACGCTCACGCTCGCCGGCATCGCCGGCATGATCGTCTCGCTGGGCGTCGCGGCGGACTCGTTCGTCATCTACTTCGAACGGCTGAAAGACGAGATCCGGGAGGGCCGCAGTCCACGCAGCGCGGTGCCGCGCGCCTGGATCCGGGCCCGCCGGACGATCATCTCGGCCAACGCCATCACGCTGATGTCGGCAGTGGTGCTCTACATCGTGTCCGTCGGCGCGGTGAAGGGCTTCGCCTTCGCGCTCGGCCTGGCGACCGTGCTCGACCTGGTCGTCGTGTTCCTCTTCCGCCACCCGATCATGACGATGTTCGCCCGTACCCGGGCGTTCCTGTCGCCGCGGGTCAGCGGTCTGGGCCGGGCGCTGCCGGCCCGGTCGGCCGAGCCGGGCAACGCCCGCAACCCGCGTGTGAAGGAGGCCTGA
- the ruvC gene encoding crossover junction endodeoxyribonuclease RuvC — protein sequence MRVLGVDPGLTRCGVGVVEGVPGRPCTLVAYYVVYTDPEGDLALRLLHLDRSLTGLVAEHRPDAVAVERVFSQHNVRTVMGTAQASGVAVLAGARAGLPVTTYTPSEVKAAVTGSGQADKKQMTTMVTRLLRLPEPPKPADAADALALAICHVWRGGTRSKLAAAAQRARRGGTR from the coding sequence GTGCGCGTGCTGGGCGTCGACCCGGGGCTGACCCGGTGCGGGGTCGGCGTTGTCGAGGGCGTGCCGGGCCGTCCCTGCACGCTCGTGGCCTACTACGTGGTCTACACCGACCCGGAGGGCGACCTGGCGCTGCGCCTGCTGCACCTGGACCGCTCGCTCACCGGCCTGGTCGCCGAGCACCGGCCGGACGCGGTCGCGGTGGAGCGCGTGTTCAGCCAGCACAACGTCCGCACCGTGATGGGCACCGCGCAGGCCAGCGGCGTCGCGGTGCTCGCCGGGGCCCGGGCCGGGCTGCCCGTGACGACGTACACGCCGAGCGAGGTCAAGGCGGCGGTGACCGGCTCGGGGCAGGCGGACAAGAAGCAGATGACCACCATGGTCACCCGGCTGCTGCGGCTGCCCGAGCCGCCGAAACCGGCCGACGCCGCCGACGCGCTGGCGCTGGCCATCTGTCACGTGTGGCGCGGTGGCACCCGGTCCAAGCTGGCCGCGGCCGCGCAACGGGCCCGACGAGGAGGGACGCGATGA
- the yajC gene encoding preprotein translocase subunit YajC yields MLYAAASGGGAGSLTPILMIALLFVVMYFMMIRPQQKRRREAEQMQSALAPGDEVVTIGGLHGTVTAVEDETVLLEVAPGVQTRYARPAVARVIKRAEAPAAETITEEAEPVKE; encoded by the coding sequence GTGCTTTACGCAGCAGCGAGTGGCGGGGGAGCCGGCAGTCTGACGCCGATCCTCATGATCGCTCTGCTTTTCGTCGTCATGTACTTCATGATGATCCGTCCGCAGCAGAAGCGCCGCCGCGAGGCAGAGCAGATGCAGTCCGCTCTCGCCCCGGGCGACGAGGTGGTCACCATCGGCGGCCTGCACGGCACGGTCACCGCGGTCGAGGACGAGACGGTCCTGCTCGAGGTCGCTCCGGGCGTGCAGACCCGGTACGCCCGCCCCGCCGTCGCGCGGGTGATCAAGCGCGCCGAGGCGCCGGCGGCCGAGACGATCACCGAGGAAGCCGAGCCGGTCAAGGAGTGA